In one Populus nigra chromosome 12, ddPopNigr1.1, whole genome shotgun sequence genomic region, the following are encoded:
- the LOC133669488 gene encoding protein LIGHT-DEPENDENT SHORT HYPOCOTYLS 1-like: MDLASPSTNPTYSSPVITSPTTPTTTSTNTTTLATTTSPSSTPSRYENQKRRDWNTFCQYLRNHRPPLSLPMCSGAHVLEFLRYLDQFGKTKVHNQTCPFFGFPNPPAPCPCPLRQAWGSLDALIGRLRAAYEEHGGRPEGNPFGAKAVRIYLREVRDFQAKARGVSYEKKRKRPKPKVTATPQSAAAAEAAAAGSSAG, translated from the coding sequence ATGGATTTAGCTTCCCCATCAACAAACCCCACCTATTCAAGCCCTGTAATCACCAGCCCCACCAcccccaccaccacctccacaaACACCACAACTTTGGCCACAACCACTTCCCCATCTTCCACTCCAAGTCGCTATGAGAACCAAAAGAGAAGGGACTGGAACACTTTCTGCCAGTACCTTAGAAACCACAGGCCTCCTTTATCACTCCCTATGTGCAGCGGAGCCcatgttcttgaatttttaaggtACCTAGACCAATTTGGCAAAACCAAAGTCCATAACCAAACTTGTCCTTTCTTCGGCTTCCCTAATCCACCCGCACCATGCCCTTGTCCCCTCCGGCAAGCATGGGGAAGCCTTGATGCACTCATCGGAAGGCTCAGAGCTGCCTACGAGGAGCATGGAGGGAGGCCCGAAGGAAACCCATTTGGTGCAAAAGCAGTGAGGATTTACTTAAGGGAGGTTAGGGATTTTCAAGCTAAAGCAAGAGGAGTTAGctatgagaagaagagaaaaaggccCAAACCAAAGGTCACAGCAACACCACAATCAGCAGCAGCcgcagaagcagcagcagctggTTCTAGTGCAGGTTAG